A window of the Hordeum vulgare subsp. vulgare chromosome 5H, MorexV3_pseudomolecules_assembly, whole genome shotgun sequence genome harbors these coding sequences:
- the LOC123397129 gene encoding uncharacterized protein LOC123397129, whose translation MVFLLDAEAERRAGQGGDPDPDPAAVTSREMDQTQRLPEDVLADVLRCLPPRNLAAARCVSRSWHAVVDAHRLLDRDLLPLSLAGFLINFYDFCFTEFFYPSSSTDTAIRGYGDLHFMPTDYIPVEDACNGLVLIDLDHYVVNPATRRWASLPPRPPLPLEFKGFHERGYIVFDPTVSPHYQVLRFLHVPPVYRLDAEVKQRQWPPSPYMMHVFSSETATWEERSFIRQGDALGTLADIGQLELPMSDELYAVYWHGEIYVHCHFVMRISLSSRTYQVIKLPTDVDQHRWTEVLLGRSEKGVYFAALDAQCQLRVWILTELPCDRSEWLLKHDNNLHQIPPHQNYDPPIHRPWIMADINYNFNPAIYSTVQDEIELNPDNEMADINYNFNPAIYSTVQDEIELNPDNEIILETRLERHTNEHIKILGFHPYKEVIYFSQSLDKGFAYHLHELKLEDLGRVRPKGLDYCYTKLVERSIPYTPCMFGP comes from the exons ATGGTTTTCCTTTTGGACGCCGAAGCCGAGAGAAGAGCAGGGCAAGGCGGCGATCCAGATCCAGATCCAGCAGCGGTGACAAGTAGAGAGATGGACCAGACGCAGCGGCTACCCGAGGACGTGCTCGCGGACGTCCTCCGCTGTCTTCCACCGCGCAATCTTGCTGCGGCCCGCTGCGTCTCCCGCTCCTGGCACGCCGTTGTCGACGCTCATCGTCTCCTGGACCGGGACCTCCTCCCGCTCTCCTTGGCcggcttcctcatcaacttctatgACTTTTGCTTCACAGAGTTCTTCTACCCCTCAAGTTCAACGGACACCGCAATCCGCGGCTATGGCGACCTCCACTTCATGCCGACGGACTACATCCCTGTCGAGGATGCATGCAACGGCCTAGTTTTGATAGACCTAGATCATTATGTGGTTAATCCCGCCACACGACGTTGGGCAAGCTTGCCCCCACGCCCACCTCTTCCCTTGGAATTTAAGGGCTTTCATGAACGAGGCTACATCGTGTTTGATCCGACGGTGTCGCCGCACTACCAAGTGCTTAGGTTCTTACATGTCCCCCCTGTCTATCGACTGGACGCAGAGGTGAAGCAACGGCAATGGCCTCCGTCGCCATACATGATGCATGTTTTCTCTTCAGAAACAGCAACGTGGGAAGAGAGATCGTTCATCCGACAGGGAGATGCCCTAGGGACTCTTGCCGACATCGGACAGCTTGAGCTGCCAATGTCAGATGAACTGTACGCTGTGTACTGGCATGGAGAAATCTATGTGCACTGTCATTTTGTTATGAG AATATCGTTATCAAGTAGGACGTACCAAGTAATTAAACTGCCAACAGATGTTGACCAGCACCGGTGGACGGAGGTTCTTCTTGGAAGATCAGAGAAAGGGGTGTATTTTGCAGCACTTGATGCTCAATGTCAGCTTCGAGTTTGGATACTTACTGAATTACCCTGCGATCGGAGTGAGTGGCTTCTGAAGCATGATAACAACCTTCACCAAATCCCACCACATCAAAACTATGATCCACCAATTCACAGACCCTGGATTATGGCAGATATCAACTACAACTTCAATCCAGCTATTTACAGTACAGTACAAGACGAGATCGAGTTGAATCCAGACAATGAGATGGCAGATATCAACTACAACTTCAATCCAGCTATTTACAGTACAGTACAAGACGAGATCGAGTTGAATCCAGACAATGAGATCATCCTTGAAACTAGACTTGAAAGGCACACGAATGAACATATTAAGATCCTTGGATTTCATCCTTACAAAGAAGTTATTTATTTCAGTCAATCATTGGACAAAGGATTCGCCTATCATCTACATGAACTCAAGCTAGAAGACTTGGGCCGCGTGCGCCCAAAAGGATTAGATTACTGCTATACTAAGTTAGTAGAAAGATCTATTCCATATACACCTTGTATGTTTGGCCCATAA